The following proteins come from a genomic window of Candidatus Latescibacterota bacterium:
- a CDS encoding glycosyltransferase gives MNLQGRNIICLSSAHWDSPAWVNSQHLMSRLAITNRVLYIEPLSLRFPRGGKHDLGKLLYRLAGWFRKPRRITDRLFVYAPIMIPLHRFRLVRLINRVLLKSMLRVVGKIYRFSDPVLWIFLPTGADLIGQLGEDMVIYHCVDNYSANPGVDREIVDQLERQVLEKADIVFATSPALRDKCSALNRNCHYLPNVADYAHFSLALDPDTAVPSDLEKIPSPRAVFVGNVSGYKVDFELLRYAASELPGISFVLIGMVGAGDPDSDPSVLVEQENIHVMGVRDYLDLPAYLKGCDVCLIPFRINETTTGVFPMKFFEYLAAGKPVITTGLPALEEYSKHCYIARDREMFVSSIRKSIEKTDQAMVKAGIELAADNSWYSRIEDISSIVTETVEARNSG, from the coding sequence CAGCCCCGCATGGGTGAACAGCCAGCATCTGATGTCCAGGCTGGCGATCACAAACCGGGTCCTGTATATCGAACCACTCAGTCTCAGGTTCCCCCGTGGAGGGAAGCATGACTTGGGGAAATTGCTCTACAGGCTGGCCGGATGGTTCAGGAAGCCTAGAAGGATCACGGACAGACTCTTTGTCTATGCTCCGATAATGATTCCGCTTCACCGGTTCAGACTGGTCAGGCTGATCAACAGGGTCCTGCTCAAATCGATGTTAAGGGTAGTAGGAAAGATATACAGGTTTTCAGACCCGGTGTTATGGATATTCCTTCCAACAGGAGCTGACCTTATCGGCCAGCTCGGTGAGGATATGGTGATATATCATTGTGTCGATAATTACTCCGCCAATCCAGGGGTCGACCGTGAGATCGTGGACCAGCTGGAAAGGCAGGTGCTGGAGAAGGCTGACATAGTCTTCGCGACTTCACCGGCTCTTCGCGATAAGTGTTCCGCATTGAATCGTAATTGTCATTACCTGCCCAATGTAGCTGATTACGCTCATTTCTCTTTGGCTCTTGATCCCGATACTGCTGTTCCTTCGGACCTGGAAAAGATTCCGTCTCCGAGGGCTGTGTTCGTGGGCAATGTCAGCGGCTACAAGGTCGATTTTGAACTACTGCGATATGCTGCCAGCGAGCTTCCCGGCATCTCGTTCGTTCTGATAGGAATGGTCGGTGCCGGCGATCCTGATTCCGATCCTTCCGTGCTTGTCGAGCAGGAGAACATCCATGTCATGGGCGTGAGAGATTATCTCGATCTGCCAGCATATCTGAAGGGTTGTGACGTATGCCTGATCCCGTTCCGGATAAACGAAACGACCACGGGGGTCTTTCCCATGAAATTCTTTGAATATCTTGCTGCAGGAAAACCGGTAATAACGACGGGGCTTCCCGCGCTGGAAGAATATTCGAAACATTGTTATATTGCCCGGGACCGCGAAATGTTCGTATCATCGATCAGGAAATCGATTGAAAAGACTGACCAGGCAATGGTAAAAGCGGGGATAGAGCTTGCTGCCGATAATTCGTGGTACAGCAGAATAGAGGATATCTCCTCGATCGTCACGGAGACTGTAGAAGCTCGAAATTCCGGATAG
- a CDS encoding undecaprenyl-phosphate glucose phosphotransferase, which translates to MNMVKKEKGLLIPFLQVVTDVIAMEAAFLCSYYLRFHSPLVSIIPVTRGIPSLRVYMVGSLALILIWLFIMGSNRMYGVRRNASRVDELSGLVKSVTTGMILAAAAAFFYREYSFSRLVFGYIWLLGIFFLSFTRLSILGFEKSRHRRGKDIVKGAVAGSGVLGNELFNTIDGHPGLGIKMIGYIGKPEKEDLSIRCLGQLDEISEIIENEGITVLFIALDVEENDMLVPMLSGCVGMHVEFYLVPDMMKMVTSRFRVEQFDGYPLLKLKDSAIDGWGAVFKRVFDILFSAASLLLLSPVFLITSLAVKSGSKGHVFYRQERIGLDGRKFDLLKFRSMRVDAENKSGPVWTVKQDDRVTGIGRFLRRFSLDELPQLINVLRGDMSLVGPRPERPHFVDRFSASVSRYAERHRVRSGMTGWAQVNGLRGDVPIEDRTKYDVYYVENWSFMLDVRIIIRTVWTVLRGDNSY; encoded by the coding sequence ATGAATATGGTGAAAAAGGAAAAGGGTCTTCTGATACCGTTTCTGCAGGTCGTCACAGATGTGATTGCCATGGAAGCAGCGTTCCTCTGTTCTTACTATCTCCGGTTTCACTCTCCCCTGGTATCGATAATCCCCGTGACCAGAGGTATCCCGTCCCTTCGAGTATACATGGTCGGTTCCCTGGCGCTCATTCTGATATGGTTGTTTATTATGGGATCGAACCGGATGTATGGTGTCCGCAGAAACGCGAGTCGCGTTGATGAACTTTCCGGACTCGTCAAGTCAGTTACAACCGGGATGATCCTTGCCGCTGCAGCTGCTTTTTTCTATCGTGAATATTCATTTTCCAGACTTGTTTTCGGATATATATGGCTGCTGGGGATATTTTTCCTGTCGTTCACCAGGCTCAGCATCCTGGGATTCGAGAAGTCTAGACACAGAAGAGGGAAGGACATTGTAAAGGGCGCTGTGGCCGGTTCTGGTGTGCTTGGAAACGAGCTGTTTAATACCATCGACGGACATCCCGGCCTTGGAATAAAGATGATCGGATATATCGGGAAGCCCGAAAAAGAGGATCTTTCGATAAGATGTCTTGGCCAGCTCGATGAGATATCAGAAATAATAGAAAATGAGGGGATCACTGTTTTGTTCATAGCTCTGGATGTCGAAGAGAATGACATGCTCGTTCCCATGTTGTCTGGATGCGTGGGTATGCATGTCGAATTCTATCTAGTTCCTGACATGATGAAGATGGTGACCAGCCGTTTCCGGGTGGAACAGTTTGATGGATATCCTCTGCTGAAACTGAAGGATAGCGCGATCGATGGCTGGGGGGCAGTATTCAAACGGGTTTTCGATATCCTGTTTTCCGCGGCATCGCTTCTTCTGCTTTCGCCTGTATTCCTGATCACATCTCTGGCAGTGAAGTCCGGATCGAAGGGGCATGTCTTTTACAGGCAGGAGAGGATCGGCCTGGACGGCCGGAAGTTCGATCTGCTCAAATTCAGAAGTATGAGAGTCGACGCAGAGAATAAATCCGGTCCTGTGTGGACGGTCAAGCAGGACGACAGGGTCACTGGGATCGGCAGATTTCTGAGAAGGTTCAGTCTCGATGAACTTCCGCAGCTGATAAATGTACTGAGGGGAGATATGAGCCTGGTCGGCCCGAGACCGGAACGTCCCCATTTCGTTGACCGATTCAGTGCAAGTGTATCGAGGTACGCCGAAAGGCATCGTGTGCGGTCGGGGATGACAGGGTGGGCTCAGGTCAACGGGCTGAGAGGCGACGTTCCGATAGAGGACAGGACGAAGTATGATGTCTATTATGTCGAGAACTGGTCGTTCATGCTGGATGTCAGAATAATCATTAGAACAGTCTGGACAGTTCTCAGGGGCGATAACAGCTATTGA